Part of the Spirochaetota bacterium genome, ACTGTATGGTAGAATCGCAATCCAATTTCATTTTTAATTGAAGTCTGTTATAAAATACTGCAGCTATTAACGGGCGCTCACTGTTTATTTTTGCCTCTTTTTCAACCAGGGATGCTACAGTCAGTATAGTGTGAAGGTTTGAATATTGTACTTCTATGGATTCTTGAATATCATGGATCACCTTTTTTGTTTGGTTTACCAGGCGCAATATGATATCACGTGGATCAGTATTCTCAGGTATTACGTATGTATCGGGAAATAAATATCCTTCAGCACTTGAGGCACGTATTCCTAACGTTGCTAAAAATGACGGTGACTGAGCCCAATATAAAAAATCACCTTCTGTGCATATATCATTTGCAGCCAATACTCTAGCAATATCATATATGGTGTATCCTTCAGGAATTGTTATTCTCTTAGTTACAAATTTTCCCCTTGTTATTTTTATCAATATTGAAAAGCTGGATTCGCCATCATAGATACGATAGTTACCTGCTTTGACATCAGTAGCATTCAGGATGCGCCCCATGATGTAGAAAAACGAAGCGCTGGTTATAATGTTCCTGGATTTAAGAAAATATGCAACCTGATAAAGATTGGCACCTGGTCGTACAGTAATAGTTTCACCTTGCATGTTTTGCGGAGGGCTGTTAAAAAACCTGAATACGGTTGCCATAAAAATACATACTATAATTAGCGATAGTGCAGTTGCTTTTGTTTTCTTCATTATTTCCCTGATTTGCACCAAAATAAATATTTTGTTGACTT contains:
- the mltG gene encoding endolytic transglycosylase MltG gives rise to the protein MKKTKATALSLIIVCIFMATVFRFFNSPPQNMQGETITVRPGANLYQVAYFLKSRNIITSASFFYIMGRILNATDVKAGNYRIYDGESSFSILIKITRGKFVTKRITIPEGYTIYDIARVLAANDICTEGDFLYWAQSPSFLATLGIRASSAEGYLFPDTYVIPENTDPRDIILRLVNQTKKVIHDIQESIEVQYSNLHTILTVASLVEKEAKINSERPLIAAVFYNRLQLKMKLDCDSTIQYGLKKFGKRLTYDDLDSDTPYNTYRYTGLPPTPICNPGKRSILAALNPAQVPYLFFVARNDGSHYFSKTLSEHNKAVDFYQKGIRNGFKDRQKN